From Mustelus asterias chromosome 5, sMusAst1.hap1.1, whole genome shotgun sequence, a single genomic window includes:
- the gpatch11 gene encoding G patch domain-containing protein 11, which yields MAARQQEEEEDDYMSDTFVNLQQDVKPGLAMVRRVKEEILRKDRALEMILENKQKSKKEEEKERRETMLQSSLGSENRGFALLQKMGYKEGRGLGKSGNGIVEPIPLQIKTGRGGIGHEAAEKRKAEETTEHRKRMSQVKKRAEELAFNEYRLHVRQKKDQRQMEGDLRKSQLACQQLDTQKGVDVPQEPWYWLSTPVEDDGTEEEEESSEWDDKAVPTTEEKLLNLTSYLRRKYFYCVWCAVSYQDEEDLSDNCPGDCAADHS from the exons GCAAGATGTCAAACCAGGGCTGGCGATGGTCAGAAGAGTGAAGGAAGAAATCCTGAGGAAAGATCGAGCACTGGAAATGATCCTGGAAAACAAGCAGAAGAGCAAAAAGGAAGAAGAGAAGGAGCGGCGGGAGACCATGTTACAGAGCTCATTGGGAAGTGAAAACAGGGGATTTGCATTACTTCAGAAAATGGGGTATAAAGAAGGTCGTGGTCTTGGCAAAAGTG GAAATGGAATTGTCGAACCTATTCCACTACAGATCAAGACAG GACGTGGTGGAATTGGTCACGAAGCTGCTGAGAAAAGAAAAGCTGAGGAAACAACAGAACATCGCAAACGAATGTCGCAAGTGAAAAAACGGGCAGAGGAATTAGCCTTTAATGAATATAG GCTGCACGTCAGACAGAAAAAGGATCAACGTCAGATGGAAGGAGATCTAAGGAAGAGCCAGCTGGCCTGTCAACAGCTGGATACACAGAAG GGTGTAGATGTCCCACAGGAACCATGGTATTGGTTGTCCACTCCAGTTGAAGATGATGGAACGGAGGAGGAAGAAGAATCAAGCGAGTGGGATGATAAAGCAGTTCCCACA ACTGAGGAAAAGCTGCTGAATTTGACCAGCTATCTCAGACGGAAATACTTCTACTGTGTCTGGTGTGCGGTTTCTTACCAAG ATGAGGAGGACTTATCTGATAACTGCCCTGGGGACTGTGCTGCCGACCACAGCTGA